From the genome of Bacillota bacterium:
CCATTTATAGTCACCAGCTGGCAGGTAATCTCCCGATGACATAAGGGCAAAGGGGAAGACCTGCACAGGAAGTGTGGTCTTTCGGAAAGAGCTGACTTTGAAGCTGGATCACCTATCTTAAACCCCAAGGAGAAAGAGGTGCTCATTCCGGTATTTACGTACGAAGAAAAAGGAACAGTAGCGGGCGCGGTTTACTCCTGCCGCTCCGGTGAAGTAGAAAAAGCAGGAAACTGCATCATACTTGTGGCTTACAGTCGGCGTGGCTCCGCCTTGCTCTGCGGTGCGCTCCTTCTCTATCGGAAACGGGGAGTTGAAAAGCGAAGGTAGAATTAGTGACACCCTTTCTGCCCGAAGCAGGCTTGCCGGTGACAGATTACTGCCCCTACCTCTGCACCGGCTTGAACTTGAAGCCTCCTCCACGCGCAGGGGCATTTATACACTTGTATTAATGGCATCGAAGGTTTATACTATGTATAAACAAAGAAGGAGTGAAAATCATCATGCAACCTCATGTGCAAAAGTGGGGCAATAGCTTGGGGATTCGCATCCCTTTAGCGCTGGCCCAAAAAATTGGCCTTAAAGAAGGCACACCGGTTGATTTAGAGGCAAAGGATGACGCAATTATTATCCGCCGCAAACGTTATAGCCTGGAACAATTGCTGTCCCAGGTTACACCTGATAATATTCATGGCGAAGTATATACAGGACCTCAGGTTGGGCGGGAAATATGGTAAACGAGGTGGAAACCTATATTCCTGAACGCGGTGATCTTGTCTGGCTCCGGTTCGATCCTCAGGCAGGACATGAGCAAGCCGGAAGGCGGCCGGCGCTGGTAATTTCCCCGCAGCTTTATAACGGTAAGGTGGGGCTGGCCCTTTTCTGTCCTGTTACTGCAAAGGCGAAGGGCTATCCTTTTGAAGTAGAGATACCTGCCGGTTTAAAGATTACAGGAGTGATCCTGGCAGACCAGGTAAAAAGTCTTGACTGGCGGGCACGGGATGCACAATTTGCCTGCAAGGTCCCGGCAGG
Proteins encoded in this window:
- a CDS encoding AbrB/MazE/SpoVT family DNA-binding domain-containing protein; the protein is MQPHVQKWGNSLGIRIPLALAQKIGLKEGTPVDLEAKDDAIIIRRKRYSLEQLLSQVTPDNIHGEVYTGPQVGREIW
- the mazF gene encoding endoribonuclease MazF is translated as MVNEVETYIPERGDLVWLRFDPQAGHEQAGRRPALVISPQLYNGKVGLALFCPVTAKAKGYPFEVEIPAGLKITGVILADQVKSLDWRARDAQFACKVPAGVIAEVQAKLQLLIS